In Mesorhizobium sp. 113-3-3, a genomic segment contains:
- a CDS encoding NAD(P)/FAD-dependent oxidoreductase → MLSNPPQKIVVIGGGIAGLSVAAAVRDWASVTVLEREPHLGYHASGRSAALFTETYGNRLVRALTLASRQAIIEGGFAAHRRGALHVGWKGDGAAIDKLAGELQALVPSVRRLSAAELHVMVPVIATEATCGGAYEPDAVDVDTDKMLAACASALKAGGGLIRTGEEVRAISRDGGGLRVETSAGVYSADIVVNAAGAWVDVVAGLAGLSGLGFQPKRRTAFLFDPPAGTDIAGWPLVVDLHEQFYFKPDAGRLIGSLADETDSEPCDAYPEDLDVAIAVDRIEQATSMRIGRPSTPWAGLRTFAPDRTPVAGFDPRLPGFFWLGGQGGYGFQVSLSLARLSATLMRGEPLPEDVTALGVTAAALAPDRFLVPATTP, encoded by the coding sequence ATGCTTTCGAATCCTCCCCAAAAAATCGTCGTCATCGGTGGTGGCATTGCCGGTCTGTCGGTGGCCGCCGCCGTGCGGGATTGGGCCTCCGTTACCGTCCTCGAGCGCGAGCCGCATCTTGGCTACCACGCTAGCGGCCGCTCCGCCGCCTTGTTCACCGAGACCTATGGAAACCGGCTGGTGCGCGCTCTGACGCTGGCCAGCCGGCAGGCGATCATCGAGGGCGGCTTTGCTGCCCATCGGCGCGGCGCGCTGCATGTCGGCTGGAAAGGCGACGGCGCCGCGATCGACAAGCTGGCCGGCGAATTGCAGGCGCTGGTGCCCAGCGTGCGCCGCCTGTCGGCGGCCGAGCTCCACGTTATGGTTCCCGTCATTGCCACTGAAGCCACTTGCGGCGGCGCCTATGAGCCGGACGCGGTGGATGTCGACACCGACAAGATGCTGGCGGCCTGTGCCTCGGCGCTAAAGGCTGGCGGCGGCCTGATCCGCACCGGCGAGGAAGTGCGCGCCATCTCGCGCGACGGCGGCGGCCTGCGGGTGGAGACGAGCGCCGGTGTCTATTCAGCCGACATCGTCGTCAACGCCGCCGGCGCCTGGGTCGATGTCGTCGCTGGCCTGGCCGGGCTCTCCGGCCTCGGCTTCCAGCCCAAGCGGCGCACCGCCTTCCTGTTCGACCCGCCTGCGGGCACCGACATCGCCGGCTGGCCGCTGGTGGTCGACTTGCACGAACAATTCTACTTCAAGCCCGACGCCGGCAGGCTCATCGGCTCGCTCGCCGACGAGACCGACTCCGAGCCTTGCGACGCGTATCCGGAAGACCTCGACGTCGCCATCGCCGTCGACCGCATCGAGCAGGCGACGTCGATGCGCATCGGCCGGCCGTCGACGCCATGGGCAGGCCTGCGCACCTTCGCGCCCGACCGCACGCCGGTCGCCGGCTTCGACCCCCGCCTGCCCGGCTTCTTCTGGCTTGGCGGCCAGGGCGGCTATGGTTTTCAGGTGTCGCTGAGCTTGGCCAGGCTGAGCGCGACGCTGATGCGCGGCGAGCCCCTGCCGGAAGATGTCACGGCGCTCGGCGTCACCGCCGCGGCGCTGGCGCCCGACCGTTTCCTGGTCCCGGCGACGACGCCATGA
- a CDS encoding EAL domain-containing protein, translated as MARQGKKSRNGAFWAKALERAHLGVWDWDLRTGDCFYSPTWARMLGYEEDELANTSDLWLRLTHPDDRERALASGDRHIAGLTDAIETELRLKHKQGHWVWVLDRGGIVERGADGHPLRLMGVQTDISKQKAAEAALEQVTMRFRLALAASGTGIWHYDIATHKSYWDARTREMFGVVADADEVPADLWHSFLHPEDKEATERAHQPSPGSDAVTASQYRIVKRDGEIRHIESLVRYVAAAGAAGQVLGTVRDITEDKLREQELAFAARHDALTGLWNRAAFDRLLADHIATGVPLAVFYVDLDYFKALNDFAGHAAGDLALKSVAAGIGRCLPPAAHAARLGGDEFALLVPHCDAAQAERLAGAILAAVRGADLGVAATARRLAASIGIAIVNDRATTVADALACADDACYAAKAAGRDRFAVFSAEANSGGLNAARLAADTVDAMEDGRLKLFGQEIHRLGRPWQENRHVEVLARLAGRGGRLIPPSEFIPAAERFGIAARLDRWIIRTALSRHGAAMKSGAITLGFNLSAQTLSDPGLWDFVDSIIEETGAPHSGIGFEITETAAVTNFDAAETFVRKARERRCKVSLDDFGAGMSSFEYLRRFPVDAIKIDGSFIEHMAESRFDREIVSAISGIARSVGCAVVAEKIEQADTLGILQAMGVDFGQGFLLHRPEPLEQIVARATGPASGAQARKAS; from the coding sequence GGCGTCTGGGACTGGGATCTTCGCACCGGCGATTGCTTCTATTCGCCGACCTGGGCGCGAATGCTGGGCTATGAGGAGGATGAACTCGCCAACACCAGCGATTTGTGGCTGCGGCTTACCCATCCAGACGATCGCGAGCGGGCGCTGGCCAGCGGCGACCGCCACATTGCCGGGCTGACCGATGCCATCGAGACGGAATTGCGGCTGAAGCACAAGCAGGGCCACTGGGTCTGGGTGCTCGACCGCGGCGGCATCGTCGAGCGCGGCGCGGACGGGCATCCGCTCAGGCTGATGGGTGTGCAGACCGACATCTCGAAGCAGAAAGCGGCCGAAGCGGCGCTCGAACAGGTCACGATGCGCTTCCGCCTGGCGCTCGCTGCCAGCGGCACCGGCATCTGGCACTACGACATCGCCACCCACAAAAGCTATTGGGACGCCCGCACCAGGGAGATGTTCGGCGTCGTCGCCGATGCCGACGAGGTGCCGGCCGACCTCTGGCACAGTTTCCTGCACCCCGAGGACAAGGAAGCCACGGAGCGCGCCCACCAGCCGTCACCCGGCTCGGACGCGGTCACCGCTTCGCAATATCGCATCGTCAAGCGCGACGGCGAGATCCGCCACATCGAATCGTTGGTGCGTTACGTCGCCGCGGCGGGCGCCGCCGGTCAGGTTCTCGGCACGGTGCGCGATATCACCGAGGACAAGCTGCGCGAGCAGGAGCTTGCGTTTGCCGCCCGCCACGACGCGCTGACCGGTCTGTGGAACCGCGCCGCCTTCGACAGGCTGCTTGCCGACCACATTGCCACGGGCGTGCCGCTGGCGGTGTTCTATGTCGATCTCGATTACTTCAAGGCGCTCAACGACTTTGCCGGCCACGCCGCCGGCGATCTGGCGCTGAAGAGCGTGGCGGCGGGCATTGGCCGCTGCCTGCCGCCAGCGGCGCATGCGGCGCGACTCGGCGGCGACGAATTTGCCTTGCTGGTGCCGCATTGCGACGCGGCGCAGGCCGAGCGGCTGGCCGGCGCCATACTGGCGGCCGTGCGCGGCGCCGATCTCGGCGTTGCCGCGACGGCGCGGCGGCTCGCGGCAAGCATCGGCATCGCCATCGTCAACGACCGGGCAACCACGGTCGCCGATGCGCTGGCCTGCGCCGACGACGCCTGCTATGCCGCCAAGGCCGCAGGGCGCGACCGCTTCGCGGTGTTTTCGGCCGAGGCCAATTCCGGCGGTCTCAACGCCGCGCGGCTCGCCGCCGACACGGTCGACGCCATGGAGGACGGAAGGCTGAAACTGTTCGGCCAGGAGATCCACCGGCTTGGCCGGCCCTGGCAGGAAAACCGCCATGTCGAGGTGCTGGCGCGGCTTGCCGGGCGCGGCGGCAGGCTGATCCCGCCCAGCGAATTCATCCCGGCGGCGGAGCGCTTCGGCATAGCCGCCAGGCTCGATCGCTGGATCATCCGCACCGCGCTGTCGCGGCATGGCGCGGCGATGAAGTCCGGCGCGATCACGCTCGGCTTCAACCTGTCGGCGCAGACGCTGAGCGACCCCGGACTGTGGGACTTCGTCGACAGCATCATCGAGGAGACCGGGGCGCCGCATTCCGGCATCGGCTTCGAGATCACCGAAACCGCCGCCGTCACCAATTTCGACGCCGCCGAGACATTCGTGCGCAAGGCGCGCGAGCGGCGCTGCAAGGTGAGCCTCGACGATTTCGGCGCCGGCATGAGTTCTTTCGAATATCTCAGGCGCTTTCCGGTCGATGCCATAAAGATCGACGGTTCCTTCATCGAGCACATGGCCGAGAGCCGCTTCGACCGCGAGATCGTCTCGGCCATATCAGGCATTGCCCGCAGCGTCGGCTGCGCCGTCGTGGCCGAGAAGATCGAGCAAGCCGACACGCTCGGTATCCTGCAGGCGATGGGCGTCGATTTCGGCCAGGGTTTCCTGCTCCACCGGCCCGAACCGCTGGAGCAGATCGTGGCGCGCGCGACCGGGCCGGCAAGCGGAGCACAAGCCCGCAAGGCGTCCTGA
- a CDS encoding Lrp/AsnC ligand binding domain-containing protein — MDDLDRIDRSLLRLLQEDGRRTTLDLARRVGLSPTGAAQRIKRLFSEGFIRAVRAVLDPARIGQAQLVFIEVRLDHTAPHVFDRFAEAVLRAPEIIECHMVVGGFDYLVKARIADMAMFQDFLQRVILPLPGVRETHTYASIANVKPDALLPI, encoded by the coding sequence ATGGACGATCTTGACCGTATCGATCGCTCGCTGTTGCGCTTGCTGCAGGAGGATGGCCGCCGCACGACGCTCGATCTGGCCCGCCGCGTCGGCCTGTCGCCGACCGGGGCGGCGCAGCGCATCAAGCGGCTGTTTTCCGAAGGCTTCATCCGGGCGGTGCGGGCCGTTCTCGACCCGGCCCGGATCGGCCAGGCACAACTCGTCTTCATCGAAGTGCGGCTCGATCATACGGCCCCGCATGTCTTCGACCGCTTCGCCGAGGCGGTCCTGCGGGCGCCCGAGATCATCGAATGCCACATGGTGGTTGGCGGCTTCGACTACCTGGTCAAGGCGCGCATCGCCGACATGGCGATGTTCCAGGATTTCCTGCAGCGGGTGATCCTGCCGCTGCCCGGCGTCCGGGAGACGCATACCTACGCCTCGATCGCCAATGTGAAGCCGGACGCGTTGCTGCCGATCTAA
- a CDS encoding ornithine cyclodeaminase family protein: MTSATPTSRNALTKGDIPVLILSEAEVKTCIDPRRLLDALAEGFKALSGGKIVNPARPQLDIPQAGYSLAMPAWMAGMHLTVKIVNVFEGNISRAIPSHLATIHLFDPETGMPVCVMDGTYITAVRTSGSAVLSVRELARRDARVATVVGAGVQAGQHLHLLPLVRDFSEIRVVSKEFADAQALAARHPGVVAVCDIEAAVRSSDVVCLATHSYQPVISAEWVRPGTHVSSVGVAPPGGELPVELVGRASLFVETRDAFAPTPVGSCELNGIDPQTGTELGEMLLGLRPGRTGAGQVTVYKAMGVAMEDMVAADLAYREAVRRGLGRTVAL, from the coding sequence ATGACATCAGCGACACCGACCTCCCGCAATGCCCTGACCAAGGGCGACATACCTGTGCTCATCCTGAGCGAGGCCGAGGTGAAAACATGCATCGACCCGCGCCGGCTTCTCGATGCTCTGGCAGAGGGCTTCAAGGCATTGTCCGGCGGCAAGATCGTCAATCCGGCGCGGCCGCAGCTCGACATTCCCCAGGCCGGCTATTCGCTGGCGATGCCGGCCTGGATGGCGGGCATGCATTTGACGGTGAAGATCGTCAACGTCTTCGAAGGCAATATCTCCCGGGCGATCCCCAGCCATCTCGCAACCATCCATCTGTTCGACCCCGAAACGGGCATGCCGGTCTGCGTCATGGACGGCACCTACATCACCGCCGTGCGCACCTCCGGCTCGGCCGTGCTCTCGGTGCGCGAACTCGCCCGCCGCGACGCCAGGGTCGCGACGGTGGTCGGCGCCGGCGTGCAGGCCGGACAGCATTTGCACCTCCTGCCGCTGGTGCGGGACTTCTCCGAAATCCGCGTCGTCTCGAAGGAATTCGCGGACGCGCAGGCACTGGCGGCGCGGCATCCGGGTGTCGTCGCCGTCTGCGACATCGAGGCCGCGGTGCGCTCGTCGGATGTCGTGTGCCTGGCAACGCATTCCTACCAGCCGGTGATTTCGGCCGAGTGGGTGCGGCCCGGCACGCATGTCTCGTCGGTGGGCGTCGCGCCGCCCGGCGGCGAACTGCCGGTCGAGCTTGTCGGCCGGGCCAGCCTGTTCGTCGAGACCAGGGACGCCTTCGCCCCGACGCCGGTCGGCTCTTGCGAACTCAATGGCATCGATCCGCAAACCGGGACAGAGCTCGGCGAGATGCTGCTTGGACTGCGGCCGGGAAGGACCGGCGCCGGCCAGGTCACCGTCTACAAGGCCATGGGTGTTGCCATGGAAGACATGGTGGCGGCCGACCTTGCCTATCGCGAGGCAGTTCGGCGGGGATTGGGGCGGACCGTGGCCCTGTAG
- a CDS encoding 3-keto-5-aminohexanoate cleavage protein, producing the protein MIVQACISGARPYDFHPKLPLDAKAMASDAAACVAAGAGELHIHPRGADGRESLAAVDATVLAVRLICPGTLTGVSTGAWIENDVARTRAAIAGWRELPDYASVNLSEADAPAVMELLRQRGVGIEAGLATVADAERFVGLAGHNQVLRILIEIDIQDLSKALDEAHGIAAVLDRADVRRPILLHGADATVWPFVDLARSKRWSTRVGLEDGKMLADGRVAKDNAEIVAAAVAIFRSGG; encoded by the coding sequence ATGATCGTCCAGGCCTGCATCAGTGGCGCGCGTCCGTACGATTTCCACCCGAAGCTGCCGCTCGATGCAAAGGCCATGGCCAGCGATGCAGCAGCCTGTGTCGCGGCCGGTGCTGGCGAGCTGCACATCCATCCGCGTGGCGCCGACGGGCGCGAAAGCCTGGCCGCCGTCGACGCGACGGTGCTGGCGGTGCGCCTGATCTGCCCGGGCACGTTGACAGGCGTGTCGACCGGCGCCTGGATCGAGAACGATGTCGCGCGCACCCGCGCGGCGATCGCCGGCTGGCGCGAACTGCCCGACTATGCCTCGGTCAACCTGTCGGAGGCCGACGCGCCCGCCGTGATGGAGCTGTTGCGGCAACGCGGCGTCGGCATCGAGGCCGGGCTCGCCACCGTTGCCGATGCCGAGCGGTTCGTCGGCCTTGCCGGCCACAACCAGGTGCTGCGCATCCTGATCGAGATCGATATCCAGGATTTGTCCAAGGCGCTCGACGAGGCACACGGCATCGCCGCCGTGCTCGATCGCGCCGATGTGCGGCGGCCAATCCTGCTGCACGGCGCCGACGCCACCGTCTGGCCGTTCGTCGATCTGGCGCGCAGCAAGCGCTGGTCGACGAGGGTCGGGCTGGAGGACGGCAAGATGCTGGCCGATGGCAGAGTGGCGAAGGACAATGCGGAGATCGTGGCCGCGGCCGTCGCTATTTTCCGCTCGGGCGGCTGA
- a CDS encoding MarR family winged helix-turn-helix transcriptional regulator — MDETQLHPGPDMMSENGLDAQIGYNLKRASAFALNDFAVELTDARLRPVTYGMLALIDERPGIRAAELCRLLGMKSANMAPLLAELEERGLVERDDHAEDRRVRVLTLTQAARQAMPGWRRQVRRHEDRFLQRLTKKERATLLRLLRLIWTDED; from the coding sequence ATGGACGAAACCCAGCTTCACCCCGGGCCAGACATGATGTCCGAAAACGGGCTCGATGCGCAGATCGGCTACAATCTCAAGCGCGCCTCGGCTTTCGCGCTCAATGATTTCGCGGTCGAGCTGACCGATGCGAGGCTGCGCCCGGTCACCTATGGCATGCTGGCGCTGATCGATGAGAGGCCAGGCATCCGCGCCGCGGAGCTGTGCCGCCTGCTCGGCATGAAGAGCGCCAACATGGCGCCGCTGCTGGCCGAGCTGGAAGAGCGCGGGCTGGTGGAGCGCGACGACCATGCCGAGGACAGGCGCGTGCGGGTGCTGACGCTGACGCAGGCGGCCAGGCAGGCCATGCCCGGCTGGCGGCGACAGGTTCGCCGGCACGAGGACAGGTTCCTGCAAAGGCTGACGAAGAAGGAGCGGGCGACGCTGCTGCGCCTGCTGCGCCTGATCTGGACGGATGAAGATTGA
- a CDS encoding AMP-binding protein yields the protein MRMPALTTSDPVALHAGAQPDRVACVDLASGRRWTYAALDEAIQRAVRVLESGYGVRPGQRIATLARNSADLLILQQAAMRLGAIFVPVNWRLAGAEQQAILADCDPALLLHDAVLQTALPKGCKPVEIAAFARTVEARAPAPRRPLPADDTPSIILYTSGTSGRPKGVIVTERNAFATAVNFGMLGRVGNASIFLCDAPMFHVIGLITNLRPPLLHGGTVLISPGFDAGATNRRLADPALGVTHYFCVPQMARMLRDHPDFTPTHWTSLTAIFTGGAPNPAAEINWWLAQGVCMADGFGMTEAGTVLGMPVEAGRIAGKAGSAGLPAPTIGLRLVDDEGRDVAAGEPGEIWLSGPSITPGYWNRPEETERAFTADGWFRTGDIARRDEDGFVTLVDRRKDMFISGGENVYPVEIETVLLDHPGIAEAAVIGVADARWGEVGRAFVVVKPGCIVDPADLASHCGARIARYKVPREFLRTDALPRTASGKIQKHVLRTWTAPAGGQD from the coding sequence ATGCGCATGCCGGCCTTGACGACTTCAGATCCGGTGGCCCTGCATGCCGGCGCGCAGCCGGACCGCGTTGCCTGCGTCGACCTCGCCTCCGGCCGGCGCTGGACCTATGCCGCGCTTGACGAGGCCATCCAGCGCGCTGTGCGCGTTCTCGAAAGCGGCTACGGCGTCAGGCCCGGGCAACGGATCGCCACGCTGGCCCGCAACAGCGCCGACCTCCTGATCCTGCAGCAGGCCGCAATGCGGCTCGGCGCCATCTTCGTGCCGGTCAACTGGCGGCTCGCCGGTGCCGAACAGCAGGCGATCCTTGCCGATTGCGATCCGGCGCTGCTGCTGCATGATGCCGTCCTGCAGACGGCGCTGCCCAAGGGTTGCAAGCCTGTCGAAATCGCTGCCTTCGCGAGAACGGTGGAGGCACGGGCGCCGGCGCCGCGCCGTCCCCTGCCCGCCGACGATACGCCGTCGATCATCCTCTACACATCGGGCACGTCGGGCCGGCCAAAGGGCGTCATCGTCACCGAGCGCAACGCCTTTGCCACCGCGGTCAATTTCGGTATGCTGGGCCGTGTCGGCAATGCCAGCATATTCCTCTGTGACGCGCCGATGTTCCATGTCATCGGCCTCATCACCAATCTGCGCCCGCCGCTGCTTCACGGCGGCACGGTGCTGATCTCGCCCGGTTTCGATGCCGGCGCCACCAATCGCCGCCTTGCCGATCCGGCCCTTGGCGTCACCCACTATTTCTGCGTGCCGCAGATGGCCAGGATGCTGCGCGACCACCCCGACTTCACGCCGACGCACTGGACTTCGCTCACCGCCATCTTCACCGGCGGCGCGCCAAACCCGGCCGCCGAAATCAACTGGTGGCTGGCGCAAGGCGTGTGCATGGCCGACGGCTTCGGCATGACCGAGGCAGGCACGGTGCTCGGCATGCCGGTCGAGGCCGGCCGCATCGCCGGCAAGGCAGGCTCGGCCGGCCTACCGGCGCCAACGATCGGCCTGCGCCTCGTCGATGACGAGGGCCGCGACGTCGCAGCCGGCGAGCCAGGCGAGATATGGCTGTCCGGCCCCTCGATCACGCCAGGCTACTGGAACCGGCCGGAGGAGACGGAGCGCGCCTTCACCGCCGATGGCTGGTTCCGCACCGGCGACATCGCGCGGCGCGACGAGGACGGTTTTGTCACCCTCGTCGACCGTCGCAAGGACATGTTCATCTCCGGCGGCGAGAACGTCTATCCCGTCGAAATCGAGACCGTTCTGCTCGACCATCCCGGCATCGCCGAAGCCGCCGTGATCGGCGTCGCCGACGCGCGCTGGGGCGAAGTCGGGCGCGCCTTCGTCGTGGTGAAGCCCGGATGCATCGTCGATCCGGCCGATCTGGCAAGCCATTGCGGCGCCCGCATCGCCCGCTACAAGGTGCCGAGAGAATTCCTGCGCACCGACGCGCTGCCGCGCACCGCATCCGGCAAGATCCAGAAACACGTTTTGCGCACTTGGACAGCACCCGCCGGCGGGCAGGACTGA
- a CDS encoding p-hydroxycinnamoyl CoA hydratase/lyase has product MTDETVAFDVENGIAWVRFDRPDKRNCMNPALNRRMMEVLDELEYRDDVGVLVLSGEGSAWSAGMDLKEYFRETEAKGLGAVRKAQAEAYGWWRRLRWYGKPTIAMVNGWCFGGGYGPLFACDLAFAADEAQFALSEINWGILPGGGATKVVVDLLSMRDAMYHALTGELIDGRKAAAWKLVNESLPLAELKARVTEVANILLKKNPIALKATKDAIRRVGEMTYDNAEDYLVRAQEAANSHDNEGRKEGIRQFIDEKSYKPGLGAYDKAR; this is encoded by the coding sequence ATGACCGATGAGACCGTTGCCTTCGACGTCGAGAACGGCATCGCCTGGGTGCGCTTCGACCGGCCGGACAAGCGCAATTGCATGAACCCGGCGCTCAACCGGCGCATGATGGAGGTTCTCGACGAACTCGAGTACCGCGACGATGTCGGCGTGCTCGTGCTGTCGGGCGAAGGCAGCGCCTGGTCGGCGGGCATGGACCTCAAGGAGTATTTCCGCGAGACCGAAGCCAAGGGGCTTGGCGCCGTGCGCAAGGCGCAAGCGGAAGCCTATGGCTGGTGGCGGCGCCTGCGCTGGTACGGCAAGCCGACCATCGCCATGGTCAATGGCTGGTGCTTTGGTGGCGGCTATGGCCCGCTTTTCGCTTGCGACCTCGCCTTCGCCGCCGACGAGGCGCAATTCGCTCTGTCCGAGATCAACTGGGGCATCCTGCCCGGCGGCGGCGCCACCAAGGTGGTGGTCGACCTCCTGTCGATGCGTGACGCCATGTATCACGCGCTGACCGGCGAATTGATCGACGGCAGGAAGGCCGCCGCCTGGAAGCTGGTCAATGAAAGCCTGCCGTTGGCCGAGCTGAAGGCGCGGGTCACCGAGGTCGCCAACATCCTCTTGAAGAAGAACCCGATCGCGCTGAAGGCGACCAAGGACGCCATCCGCCGCGTCGGCGAAATGACCTACGACAATGCCGAGGACTATCTCGTCCGCGCCCAGGAGGCGGCCAACTCGCACGACAATGAGGGCCGCAAGGAAGGCATCCGCCAGTTCATCGACGAAAAGAGCTACAAGCCCGGCCTCGGTGCCTACGACAAGGCCAGGTGA